A section of the Clostridium sp. TW13 genome encodes:
- a CDS encoding S1 domain-containing RNA-binding protein: protein MTLEAGSILEGTIVNITNFGAFVEVEGKTGLVHISEVADSFVKDIKEHLKEQDKVKVKVLGIDPNGKISLSIKQANPVKKSAKPAEIDWDSEKKKQQSSAKFEDIMSRFLKDSEERLADVKKHQDFKSKSSKKNF from the coding sequence ATGACCTTAGAGGCAGGAAGTATATTAGAAGGAACAATAGTTAATATCACGAATTTCGGAGCATTTGTAGAAGTGGAGGGCAAAACTGGTCTAGTTCATATATCAGAAGTTGCAGATTCTTTCGTAAAAGACATAAAAGAGCATTTGAAGGAACAAGACAAAGTAAAAGTAAAGGTATTAGGTATTGATCCTAATGGTAAAATTAGCTTATCAATAAAGCAAGCTAATCCAGTAAAAAAGAGTGCTAAGCCAGCTGAAATAGATTGGGATTCAGAGAAAAAGAAACAACAATCTTCAGCTAAGTTTGAGGATATAATGTCTAGATTTTTAAAAGATAGTGAAGAAAGATTAGCTGATGTTAAAAAGCATCAGGATTTTAAATCAAAGAGTAGTAAAAAGAATTTTTAA
- a CDS encoding formate--tetrahydrofolate ligase: MFKTDIEIAQGAKMEPIVKIAEKIGLSEDDIELYGKYKCKIGLDVLKNAENKQDGKLVLVTAINPTAAGEGKSTVTVGLGQAMWKENKKAVIALREPSLGPVFGIKGGAAGGGYAQVVPMEDINLHFTGDMHAITSTNNLLAAAIDNHIHQGNVLGIDSRKIIFKRVMDMNDRALRHIVVGLGGKPNGFVREDGFMITVASEIMAILCLSTSLSDLKERMGNILVAHNYEGNPVYAKDLGVQGAMALLMKDAIKPNLVQTLENTPAIIHGGPFANIAHGCNSIIATKMALKLGDVAVTEAGFGADLGAEKFFDIKCRYGGLKPDCVVLVATVRALKNHGGVKKEDLGAENLEALSKGIANLEKQIENIKKFNVPVVVAINKFIADSEAELKYIEDFCKERNVKVSLSEVWEKGGEGGRDLARKVLQTMEEEKSNFSVLYDEKDSIKDKISTIAKEIYGAAGVSFTGAAQKQIKEIESFNLDKLPICVAKTQYSLSDNPSLLGRPEGFEITVQEVRVSNGAGFIVVQTGSIMTMPGLPKAPAANKMDILESGEIVGLF; this comes from the coding sequence ATGTTTAAAACAGATATTGAAATTGCACAAGGGGCAAAAATGGAGCCAATAGTAAAAATAGCAGAAAAAATAGGGCTATCAGAAGATGATATTGAACTTTATGGCAAGTATAAATGCAAAATTGGATTGGATGTATTGAAGAATGCCGAAAATAAGCAAGACGGAAAATTAGTTTTAGTTACTGCAATAAATCCTACTGCGGCTGGAGAAGGAAAATCTACAGTAACAGTAGGTCTTGGTCAAGCAATGTGGAAGGAAAATAAAAAGGCAGTAATAGCATTAAGAGAGCCATCACTTGGGCCTGTTTTTGGTATTAAAGGAGGAGCTGCTGGTGGTGGATATGCTCAAGTTGTCCCTATGGAAGATATAAATCTTCATTTTACAGGTGATATGCATGCTATAACTAGTACTAATAACCTTCTCGCAGCAGCTATAGATAATCATATTCATCAAGGAAATGTCTTAGGGATAGATTCAAGAAAAATAATTTTTAAAAGAGTTATGGATATGAATGACAGAGCATTAAGACATATAGTTGTAGGACTTGGTGGAAAACCAAATGGTTTTGTAAGAGAAGATGGATTTATGATTACTGTTGCTTCAGAAATTATGGCAATCCTATGTTTATCTACAAGTTTAAGTGACTTAAAAGAAAGAATGGGAAATATATTAGTAGCACATAACTATGAAGGAAATCCAGTGTATGCTAAAGATTTAGGGGTACAGGGAGCTATGGCTTTACTTATGAAGGATGCTATAAAACCTAACTTGGTTCAAACTTTAGAGAATACACCTGCAATTATTCATGGGGGACCTTTTGCTAATATAGCTCACGGCTGTAATTCTATAATTGCTACAAAGATGGCATTGAAATTAGGTGATGTAGCAGTTACAGAAGCAGGTTTTGGCGCTGATCTTGGAGCAGAAAAGTTCTTTGATATTAAGTGCAGATATGGTGGCTTAAAGCCGGATTGTGTAGTTTTGGTAGCTACAGTTAGAGCTTTAAAGAATCATGGCGGAGTTAAAAAAGAAGATTTAGGCGCAGAAAATTTAGAAGCATTATCAAAGGGAATTGCTAACTTAGAAAAACAAATTGAAAACATTAAGAAGTTTAACGTGCCAGTAGTTGTAGCAATAAATAAGTTTATAGCAGACAGTGAAGCTGAATTGAAATATATTGAAGATTTCTGTAAAGAAAGAAATGTAAAAGTTTCTTTATCTGAAGTTTGGGAAAAAGGTGGAGAAGGTGGAAGAGATCTTGCAAGAAAAGTACTTCAAACCATGGAAGAAGAAAAATCAAATTTCTCAGTATTATATGATGAAAAAGATAGCATAAAAGATAAGATATCAACTATAGCTAAAGAAATATATGGAGCAGCAGGAGTATCATTTACTGGAGCAGCTCAAAAACAGATTAAAGAAATTGAAAGCTTCAATTTAGATAAACTACCAATCTGTGTGGCAAAAACTCAGTATTCATTATCAGATAATCCATCACTTCTTGGTAGACCAGAAGGTTTTGAAATAACTGTTCAGGAAGTTAGAGTATCAAATGGAGCAGGATTCATAGTGGTTCAAACAGGTAGCATAATGACAATGCCTGGATTACCAAAGGCTCCAGCAGCAAATAAGATGGATATATTAGAAAGTGGAGAGATAGTAGGATTGTTTTAA
- the yabQ gene encoding spore cortex biosynthesis protein YabQ — protein MQFKIILFGLLSGIIIGMLYDVYRIIRGDNLPIVFKFCEDILFWILCSIIVFTFLLYNNYAIMGTYIYVLLLVGVIIYLKFFSKTIFNLERTIGNSIMKSVRIAYKNISYVIRLLLYKNKSEKK, from the coding sequence ATGCAATTTAAGATAATATTATTTGGGTTATTATCGGGAATTATCATTGGTATGTTGTATGATGTCTATAGAATAATTAGAGGAGATAATCTTCCTATTGTTTTTAAGTTTTGTGAGGACATTTTATTTTGGATATTATGTTCAATTATTGTATTTACATTTTTGTTATATAATAATTACGCTATTATGGGTACTTATATATATGTATTATTGCTAGTAGGGGTAATAATATATTTAAAGTTTTTTTCAAAGACTATTTTCAATTTAGAAAGAACCATAGGGAATAGTATTATGAAGTCTGTCAGAATAGCCTATAAAAATATATCGTATGTAATTAGGCTGCTTTTATATAAAAATAAATCAGAGAAAAAATAA
- a CDS encoding type III pantothenate kinase gives MVLLVDVGNTNIVLGVHSNNEFITSWRISTDSKKTSDEYSIQVMQLFHNAKIDPNEIEGVIISSVVPNIMYSFEHMIRKCFKQEPIIVGPGVKTGINIKYDNPKEVGADRIVNAVAAHEIYKRPTIIIDFGTATTFCALTKKGNYLGGNICPGIRIASDALFERAAKLPRVELEKPGNVICKTTISSMQAGIIYGYIGQVEYIVKRMKKEMMDLGEENPFVLATGGLAKLIASETEVIDKVDTNLTLEGLRILYEKNRE, from the coding sequence TTGGTTCTATTAGTAGATGTAGGCAACACAAATATAGTTTTGGGAGTGCATAGTAATAATGAGTTTATTACAAGCTGGAGAATATCAACAGATTCAAAAAAGACATCAGATGAATATTCTATCCAAGTAATGCAATTATTTCACAATGCAAAGATAGATCCAAATGAAATAGAAGGGGTTATTATTTCTTCAGTTGTCCCAAATATAATGTATTCTTTTGAGCATATGATAAGAAAATGCTTTAAGCAAGAACCTATAATAGTAGGTCCAGGGGTAAAGACAGGGATAAATATTAAATATGATAATCCAAAGGAAGTTGGTGCTGATAGAATAGTAAATGCAGTAGCAGCTCATGAAATATATAAGAGACCAACAATTATAATAGATTTTGGAACAGCCACAACCTTTTGTGCTTTAACTAAGAAGGGAAATTATTTAGGTGGTAACATATGTCCAGGAATTAGAATAGCTTCTGATGCATTGTTTGAAAGAGCTGCTAAATTACCAAGAGTTGAATTAGAGAAGCCAGGCAATGTGATTTGTAAAACAACCATTAGCAGTATGCAAGCAGGTATAATTTACGGATACATAGGGCAAGTAGAGTATATAGTAAAAAGAATGAAAAAGGAAATGATGGATTTAGGAGAAGAAAATCCATTTGTATTAGCTACAGGAGGTCTTGCAAAATTAATAGCAAGTGAAACTGAAGTTATAGATAAGGTAGATACTAATCTTACTTTAGAAGGTCTTAGAATTTTGTATGAAAAAAATAGGGAGTAA
- the hpt gene encoding hypoxanthine phosphoribosyltransferase, whose amino-acid sequence MKEDIQEILISEEAVISRVKELGQQISKDYEGKELLVVGVLKGSVVFAAELLKNITTQCELDFMAVSSYGNSTESSGVVKILKDLDNDIKGKHILLVEDIVDSGVTLNYLQKYLKERNAESIEIVTLLNKPARRKVDIDVKYQGFEVPDEFIVGYGIDYAEKYRNLPYIGILKRSVYEK is encoded by the coding sequence ATGAAAGAGGATATACAAGAAATATTAATATCAGAAGAAGCAGTAATCAGTAGAGTTAAGGAATTAGGACAACAGATTAGCAAGGATTATGAAGGGAAAGAACTTTTGGTTGTTGGTGTTCTGAAAGGTTCTGTTGTTTTTGCTGCTGAGTTACTTAAGAATATTACTACACAATGTGAATTAGATTTCATGGCAGTATCGAGTTACGGAAATTCTACAGAAAGTTCAGGAGTAGTAAAAATACTAAAGGATTTAGATAATGATATAAAAGGAAAGCATATATTATTAGTTGAGGATATTGTTGATTCAGGTGTAACTTTAAATTATCTACAAAAGTATCTAAAAGAAAGAAATGCTGAAAGCATAGAAATTGTAACATTACTTAATAAGCCTGCAAGAAGAAAAGTTGATATAGATGTAAAGTATCAAGGTTTTGAAGTTCCTGATGAATTTATCGTGGGTTATGGAATTGATTATGCTGAGAAGTATAGAAATTTACCATACATAGGCATACTAAAAAGATCAGTTTATGAAAAATAA
- the ftsH gene encoding ATP-dependent zinc metalloprotease FtsH yields the protein MKKYSTLTTYVLVSVFVVITALFIFNTVDTGQNIPYNEFQQKWIGDEVKSINVKEDKMLVEGVLTNGQTFNTYVPIDTLNILMKDNFKSNVKVSFQPPSNMGVWMQILPMLFILIICLVVFFVFMQQTQGGGGGNRGVMNFGKSRAKMALPDNKKVTFKDVAGADEEKTELAEIVDFLKQPDRYIEMGARIPKGVLLVGPPGTGKTLLAKAIAGEAGVPFFTISGSDFVEMFVGVGASRVRDMFEQAKKNQPCIVFIDEIDAVGRQRGAGYGGGHDEREQTLNQLLVEMDGFGVNEGIIMIAATNRPDVLDPALLRPGRFDRQIVVGAPDVKGREEILVVHTKNKPIGDDVDLRVLAKITPGFTGADIENLTNEAALLAVRRDKRQINMPELEDAMTRVTVGTEKKSRVISAADKRITAYHEAGHAIIMRVLPNADPVHEISIIPRGMAAGYTMPLPTDDRSHISKSYLLDEMVSLLGGRAAEKLVIGDISAGAKNDIDRTSNIARKMVMEYGMSDKIGPISFGTGHDEVFLGRDLGKERNFSEEISAEIDAEVKMFIDNAYVQAEKILKENMNRLHRVAEALIEKEKLQADEFEEIFQNS from the coding sequence ATGAAGAAATATTCAACTTTAACAACATATGTTCTTGTCAGTGTATTTGTTGTAATAACAGCATTGTTTATATTCAATACAGTGGATACAGGGCAGAATATACCATATAACGAATTCCAACAAAAATGGATTGGTGATGAAGTAAAAAGTATAAATGTAAAAGAAGATAAGATGTTAGTTGAGGGAGTTCTTACCAATGGTCAGACTTTCAACACATATGTACCAATAGATACATTAAATATTCTTATGAAGGATAATTTTAAATCTAATGTAAAAGTGTCATTTCAACCACCTAGCAATATGGGAGTTTGGATGCAGATTTTACCTATGCTATTTATACTGATAATATGTTTAGTAGTTTTCTTTGTGTTCATGCAACAGACTCAAGGCGGTGGCGGTGGAAACCGAGGCGTCATGAATTTTGGTAAGAGTAGAGCTAAAATGGCATTGCCAGATAATAAAAAAGTTACTTTTAAAGATGTTGCAGGAGCAGATGAGGAAAAAACAGAACTTGCTGAAATAGTAGATTTCTTAAAGCAGCCGGATAGGTATATAGAAATGGGAGCAAGAATACCGAAGGGAGTGCTTTTAGTTGGCCCTCCAGGAACAGGTAAGACATTATTAGCAAAAGCTATTGCTGGTGAAGCAGGTGTGCCATTCTTTACGATTTCAGGGTCAGACTTCGTAGAGATGTTTGTTGGTGTTGGGGCATCAAGAGTTAGAGATATGTTCGAGCAAGCTAAGAAAAATCAACCTTGTATTGTTTTTATTGATGAAATAGATGCTGTAGGTAGACAAAGAGGTGCTGGTTACGGCGGAGGTCATGATGAGAGAGAACAAACATTGAATCAACTTCTAGTTGAAATGGATGGATTTGGTGTGAATGAAGGTATCATTATGATAGCTGCTACAAATAGACCTGATGTTTTAGATCCAGCATTATTAAGACCAGGAAGATTTGATAGACAGATAGTGGTAGGAGCACCAGATGTAAAAGGAAGAGAAGAGATTTTGGTAGTTCATACTAAAAATAAACCAATAGGTGATGATGTAGATCTTAGAGTTTTAGCTAAGATAACTCCTGGATTTACAGGCGCTGATATAGAAAACTTAACAAATGAAGCAGCGCTTTTAGCAGTAAGAAGAGATAAGCGTCAAATTAATATGCCAGAATTAGAAGATGCTATGACTAGAGTGACTGTAGGAACAGAGAAAAAGAGTAGAGTTATTAGTGCAGCAGATAAGAGGATTACAGCATATCATGAGGCTGGTCATGCGATTATAATGAGAGTTTTACCAAATGCAGATCCAGTACATGAGATAAGTATAATTCCTAGAGGAATGGCTGCAGGATATACAATGCCATTACCAACAGATGATAGATCTCATATATCGAAGTCTTATTTACTTGATGAGATGGTTAGTCTTTTAGGAGGAAGAGCAGCAGAAAAGTTAGTTATAGGAGATATTAGTGCAGGAGCTAAGAATGATATAGATAGAACTAGTAACATTGCTAGGAAGATGGTCATGGAATACGGTATGAGTGATAAGATAGGTCCAATTTCATTTGGAACTGGCCATGATGAAGTATTTTTAGGTAGAGATTTGGGCAAAGAAAGAAACTTTAGTGAAGAGATAAGCGCTGAAATTGATGCAGAGGTTAAGATGTTCATCGATAATGCTTATGTTCAAGCAGAGAAAATATTAAAAGAAAATATGAATAGACTGCATAGAGTTGCTGAAGCGCTAATTGAAAAAGAAAAGCTTCAAGCAGATGAATTTGAAGAAATATTCCAAAATTCTTAA
- the ftsL gene encoding cell division protein FtsL, with the protein MNKKITVKRVVIAIIFCVVAVSLIRQNSTMNKIQQQITEKQKQINQLKESNQQLQDEVNETKTDAFIERKARERLKMIKPGEEVIVQENSNANDKKN; encoded by the coding sequence ATGAATAAGAAAATTACCGTTAAGAGAGTAGTTATTGCCATTATATTTTGCGTTGTTGCAGTAAGTTTAATAAGACAAAATTCTACTATGAATAAAATACAACAACAAATAACTGAAAAACAAAAACAAATTAATCAGTTGAAAGAATCAAACCAGCAATTGCAGGATGAAGTCAATGAAACTAAAACTGACGCTTTTATTGAAAGAAAGGCTAGGGAAAGGTTAAAAATGATAAAACCTGGTGAAGAAGTAATTGTTCAAGAAAATAGCAATGCAAACGATAAAAAGAATTAG
- the dusB gene encoding tRNA dihydrouridine synthase DusB yields the protein MKIANLEFENNVFLAPMAGVTDISFRGLCKEMGCGLVYTEMVSAKALYYESQNTKELMRVADEEKPVAIQMFGNDPKIMAYVTEKYFNENDNFCIVDINMGCPAPKIVKNGEGSALMKSPWLAYDIVSAVKKVSNKPVTVKFRKGFTADTVNAVEFAKIMEDAGADVIAVHGRTREQMYEGKADWDIIGEVKNKVKIPVIGNGDVFTPEDALSLKQLTNCDGIMVARGSMGNPWIFKQILQKISGEEVIYPEAWEKIDMAIRHYELSLKYDGEHKAVREMRKHAAWYIKGLKNCTDIKEEINKQNDSEEVRKILLDYKNYLKNNFESKN from the coding sequence ATGAAAATAGCAAATTTAGAATTTGAAAATAATGTATTTTTAGCTCCTATGGCAGGTGTAACCGACATATCTTTTAGAGGTTTATGCAAGGAAATGGGATGTGGACTTGTATATACTGAGATGGTTAGTGCAAAGGCCTTATATTATGAAAGTCAAAATACAAAAGAACTTATGAGGGTAGCAGATGAAGAAAAACCAGTGGCTATCCAAATGTTTGGCAATGATCCTAAGATAATGGCTTATGTAACTGAAAAATATTTTAATGAGAATGATAATTTTTGCATTGTTGATATTAATATGGGTTGTCCTGCACCTAAGATAGTTAAAAATGGAGAAGGTTCTGCATTAATGAAAAGTCCATGGTTAGCTTATGATATAGTATCAGCAGTGAAAAAGGTATCTAATAAACCTGTGACAGTAAAGTTTAGGAAAGGGTTTACTGCAGATACAGTTAATGCAGTAGAATTTGCTAAAATTATGGAAGATGCAGGTGCAGATGTCATAGCGGTTCATGGAAGAACAAGAGAGCAGATGTATGAAGGAAAGGCAGACTGGGATATAATAGGTGAAGTTAAGAATAAAGTGAAAATACCTGTTATAGGAAATGGTGATGTTTTCACTCCGGAAGATGCTCTTAGTCTAAAACAGCTTACTAATTGCGATGGAATAATGGTGGCAAGAGGAAGCATGGGCAATCCTTGGATATTCAAACAAATACTTCAGAAGATAAGTGGAGAAGAAGTAATATATCCAGAAGCTTGGGAAAAGATTGATATGGCTATAAGGCATTATGAGTTATCATTAAAGTATGATGGTGAACATAAGGCTGTACGAGAGATGCGTAAACATGCAGCTTGGTATATCAAAGGACTTAAAAATTGTACAGATATTAAAGAAGAAATTAATAAACAAAATGATAGTGAAGAAGTAAGAAAGATACTGTTAGATTATAAGAATTATTTAAAAAATAATTTTGAAAGTAAGAATTAA
- the tilS gene encoding tRNA lysidine(34) synthetase TilS, protein MISKVEAYINQNKMFEKGQKILVALSGGPDSICLMHILINLKDKYKLQLYAAHVNHMLRGVEAEEDENYVKQFCTKNDVKLFVKRVDINKIVQEKGISTELAGREERYSFFEEIVQSENIDKIAIAHNSNDQAETILMRLIRGSSLEGMVGIRPVRENKFIRPILCLSREEIENYCENNNLCPRIDKTNNETVYKRNKIRLQLLPFLKENFNQDIINTINRFGKIAARDNEYLDKLSEDILKNKYDKKDAYQGILDNGLFQEHEAILTRCIKYVLTDISGVSKNFEQKHIESIIELQKNRTGSSIELPNNIIVVNSYGNIKIINKSIKEVENRDNDREIKEVILENICEQVSEEGINISFNKYSINISIMENKNIDFKNNSLIKYFNCDNINNVIIRYRKDGDKIVPLGMTNSKKLKDIFINEKIPKDEREAIPVIQFDNEIAWVVGVKISDSFKVKGNTKKILQIKLEERN, encoded by the coding sequence TTGATAAGTAAGGTTGAAGCCTATATAAATCAAAATAAAATGTTTGAAAAAGGACAGAAAATATTAGTTGCTTTATCTGGTGGCCCAGATTCAATTTGTTTAATGCATATATTAATTAATCTAAAGGATAAATATAAATTACAGCTATATGCAGCACATGTTAATCATATGCTTAGAGGGGTAGAAGCTGAAGAGGATGAAAATTATGTTAAGCAATTTTGTACAAAAAATGATGTAAAGTTGTTTGTAAAACGTGTAGATATAAATAAGATTGTTCAAGAAAAAGGAATTTCAACTGAATTAGCAGGAAGAGAAGAAAGGTATAGTTTCTTTGAAGAGATAGTTCAATCAGAAAACATAGATAAGATAGCAATTGCTCATAATTCTAATGATCAAGCAGAAACCATATTAATGAGATTGATAAGAGGAAGTAGCTTGGAAGGAATGGTAGGAATAAGGCCGGTAAGAGAGAATAAGTTTATCAGACCTATTCTTTGTTTAAGTAGAGAAGAAATTGAGAATTATTGTGAAAATAACAATCTATGTCCTAGAATTGATAAAACTAATAATGAAACAGTATATAAGAGAAATAAAATAAGGTTGCAGCTATTACCGTTTCTTAAAGAAAATTTTAACCAAGATATTATAAATACTATAAATAGATTTGGGAAGATCGCTGCTAGGGATAATGAATACCTAGATAAGTTATCAGAAGATATATTAAAAAATAAATATGATAAAAAGGATGCTTATCAAGGAATACTAGATAATGGACTTTTTCAAGAACATGAAGCAATTCTTACGAGATGTATAAAGTATGTCTTAACTGATATTTCTGGAGTTAGTAAAAATTTTGAACAAAAGCATATAGAAAGTATTATAGAGTTGCAAAAGAATAGAACAGGAAGCTCTATAGAACTTCCTAATAATATAATTGTAGTAAATTCTTATGGGAATATTAAAATAATAAATAAATCAATAAAAGAAGTTGAAAACAGAGATAATGATAGGGAAATTAAAGAAGTAATTTTAGAAAATATTTGTGAGCAAGTTTCTGAAGAAGGAATTAATATAAGTTTTAATAAATACAGTATTAATATATCTATCATGGAAAATAAAAATATTGATTTTAAAAATAATAGTTTAATAAAGTATTTTAACTGTGATAATATTAATAATGTAATAATAAGGTACAGAAAAGATGGGGATAAAATTGTTCCTCTGGGGATGACTAATTCCAAGAAACTAAAGGATATATTTATTAATGAGAAGATACCCAAAGATGAAAGAGAGGCTATACCTGTAATCCAATTTGATAATGAGATAGCATGGGTTGTTGGTGTTAAAATAAGTGACTCTTTTAAGGTAAAAGGTAATACAAAAAAAATACTTCAAATAAAATTAGAAGAAAGGAATTAA
- the spoIIE gene encoding stage II sporulation protein E has protein sequence MQYGVEVESYKRLRKEDGMNYIGEVTSPVKFIIEVLTAFLISRVVITLDITSIDNIAPFGIAFTMAILLEREKKESLLVFMGSLIGYISIYNRNSEDPLYISILSLMLILKLMPIKQLKNNVTVFINFFIIAMTMIFYRYFVNHFSIDSVIFISIIQTVLIYPIYYIIRFAIRCFEDINTNHYFISEEIIAMTLILCLVLSGIGDINVYGISIKNILAIIFLFIVSYSLGGTIGATAGVIMGVVIGISSNNMLQLVSVYGLCAFVVGIFKDTGKLFASIAGVIIYVVLNVYAKTFDIKILIEITTSIIVFAIIPKNFLKNITAELDNDVKEDKFNIFHFNKLKEEFSGRLNDFTEVISSMSVILNGLSDNEKLLLQSKGTALIENLGDRVCSNCDMRNICWRREFHSTYTEFSQLIQNYEEGNKEFPLALEKKCLKKYNLIKNAEELVENHILNEVWRKRLSEGRKILASQINNMAVTVGELVDDFNKDISICSDVERSVFKALNRFNIKYDDVLCYNDKNGRLNIKVIIDECGGEHKCVKNILPIINNAIGANMSIGGDGCVIDPSTKKCTILIEETPKFYISSYSAVACKDGESCTGDSFSFGKTSGGNYSIIVSDGMGSGQEAGEESKSIVELMEKFIKAGFSNLTAINAVNSVMTMKFSEDEKFATLDMQNIDLYTGETNFIKIGAVESFIKKAKGVQTISSKTLPFGILDNPDADIVEKKVSNGDMIITISDGILDVGTEKSNFRWLEAFLEQSKIKSPKELAIEILEQAKELNGGKVKDDMTVVVSKVYAI, from the coding sequence ATGCAATATGGGGTAGAGGTAGAATCATATAAAAGATTAAGAAAAGAAGATGGTATGAATTATATAGGGGAAGTTACTTCTCCTGTGAAGTTTATTATAGAGGTATTAACGGCATTTTTAATTAGTAGGGTAGTTATTACGCTAGATATAACATCTATAGATAATATAGCACCTTTTGGAATAGCTTTTACTATGGCAATTTTATTAGAAAGAGAAAAGAAAGAGTCTTTATTAGTATTTATGGGAAGTTTGATTGGGTATATATCAATTTATAATAGGAATAGTGAGGATCCGTTATATATAAGCATATTAAGCTTAATGTTAATATTAAAATTGATGCCAATAAAACAATTAAAAAATAATGTAACTGTATTTATTAATTTCTTCATTATAGCCATGACAATGATTTTTTATAGATATTTTGTAAACCATTTTTCAATAGACTCTGTAATATTTATTTCAATAATACAAACTGTACTAATATATCCAATTTACTATATAATACGATTTGCAATAAGATGTTTTGAAGATATAAATACAAATCACTATTTTATTAGTGAAGAAATAATAGCGATGACATTAATACTTTGTTTAGTATTATCAGGAATAGGTGATATTAATGTATATGGAATCAGTATAAAAAATATATTAGCCATAATATTTCTTTTTATAGTTTCTTATTCTTTGGGAGGAACTATAGGAGCAACTGCTGGCGTAATAATGGGGGTAGTTATAGGAATATCTTCAAACAATATGTTGCAGCTAGTTAGCGTGTATGGATTATGTGCGTTTGTAGTAGGTATATTTAAAGATACAGGAAAACTATTTGCATCGATAGCTGGAGTAATTATATATGTAGTATTAAATGTATATGCCAAAACTTTTGATATAAAAATTTTAATTGAAATTACAACTAGCATAATTGTGTTTGCAATCATACCTAAAAATTTTCTGAAGAATATTACAGCTGAACTAGATAACGATGTTAAGGAAGATAAGTTTAATATATTTCATTTTAATAAGCTTAAAGAAGAGTTTTCTGGAAGACTCAATGATTTTACTGAGGTGATATCTTCTATGTCTGTAATTTTAAATGGATTATCAGATAATGAGAAGCTACTATTACAAAGTAAGGGAACAGCGCTTATTGAAAATTTAGGAGATAGAGTATGTTCAAATTGTGATATGAGAAATATATGTTGGCGCAGAGAGTTTCATTCTACTTATACAGAATTTTCACAATTGATTCAAAACTATGAGGAAGGAAATAAGGAATTTCCATTAGCGTTAGAGAAGAAATGTTTAAAGAAATATAATTTAATAAAAAATGCAGAGGAGTTGGTGGAAAATCACATATTAAATGAAGTGTGGAGAAAAAGGTTGAGTGAAGGAAGAAAGATATTGGCTTCACAAATTAATAATATGGCTGTAACTGTAGGTGAATTGGTGGATGATTTCAATAAAGATATAAGTATATGCAGTGATGTTGAAAGAAGCGTATTTAAGGCTTTAAATAGATTTAATATTAAGTATGATGATGTACTTTGTTACAATGATAAAAATGGGAGGTTAAATATAAAAGTTATAATAGATGAATGTGGTGGAGAGCATAAATGTGTTAAAAACATTTTGCCTATTATAAATAATGCAATTGGGGCCAATATGAGTATTGGTGGAGATGGATGTGTAATAGATCCTTCAACTAAAAAATGTACTATTCTTATTGAAGAAACTCCAAAGTTTTATATTTCTTCTTATTCTGCTGTTGCATGTAAGGATGGGGAAAGTTGCACAGGAGATAGTTTTAGTTTTGGTAAAACTAGTGGTGGTAATTATAGTATTATAGTTAGTGATGGTATGGGTTCAGGTCAAGAGGCAGGTGAAGAGAGTAAATCAATTGTGGAACTTATGGAGAAGTTTATAAAGGCTGGATTCTCTAATTTAACTGCTATAAATGCTGTTAATTCAGTTATGACAATGAAATTTTCAGAAGATGAAAAGTTTGCAACACTAGATATGCAAAATATAGATTTATATACAGGCGAAACAAACTTTATTAAGATAGGAGCTGTGGAGAGTTTTATAAAAAAAGCTAAGGGAGTACAGACAATTAGTTCTAAAACATTGCCATTTGGTATTTTAGATAATCCAGATGCAGATATAGTTGAAAAAAAGGTCTCTAATGGGGATATGATAATAACTATTAGTGATGGAATATTGGATGTTGGAACTGAAAAGAGTAACTTTAGATGGCTTGAAGCATTTCTTGAACAAAGTAAAATTAAAAGTCCTAAAGAGTTAGCAATTGAGATTTTAGAACAGGCTAAGGAATTGAATGGTGGTAAAGTTAAAGATGATATGACGGTGGTTGTATCAAAGGTTTATGCAATATAA